CTTGATGAAGAATATTTTCAAATGAGAAAAAGAATTGGAAGTACACACAATGGTGCTAGTTTACCAGCGTCATGGTTTATTGCTACTTATTCTGCATTGAACACCTTGTTAATTCCTCAAATTGTAAAAAAGTTTGAAAAGGATCCAGAAATGCTATCAAAGGTTCTTTTGGCTGTAACACATGTGACAAATCTTGATTCACAATTAGTAATTGAAAACTATATTGGATCAAGAATGAATGAGCTGGAGCAACTAAATGCGTCCAAAGAGTCTCTACAGAAGGAATTAGTAGCTATTAGTCAAGAAGTTGCAGCTTCAGTAGAAGAAACGGAAGCAACGATCTATGAAACAAGTACAAAAGCTGACCAAATACGAAAGGAAATAGAATTAACTCAGAAAAGTAGTCAAAATCTAGTTAGCTTAACAAATGAAAATGAATCACAAATGGGATCAATGATTGGTACCTTTAATGATGTTATTGGCGGGATGGACAAGTCAATCAAGGGAATTATTGATTTGAAAAATACTTCAGAAATGATACTGGCTATGACAAGAAGCATCGAAGAAATTGCTGATCAAACAAATCTATTAGCATTAAATGCCTCAATTGAAGCGGCTAGAGCTGGTGAAGAAGGAAAAGGCTTTGCCGTTGTGGCATCAGAAGTAAGAAAACTCGCAGAAAACTCTAAAAAGATGAGTAATGAGATCAAAACATTAGTTGAAAAAAATAATAACTCTACTAAACATTTAGTTGATAATATGAAAGCGATGAATGACTCAACTCAAGCATCACAAGATAAAATTCAGCAGGTAAAAGGTGGATTACTTACAGTAAAGATGGAAATGGTAAACTATTTATCAATGTTTGATCGCAATAAACATGATCTTGATTCTATTGTTCAATCTATTAAAGAGATTAATCATACAACGAGCAGTTTATCTGATTAGCTAACTCTTTATTAGAGAAAGCTGAGGATGGTCAACAGTAGATTAGGAGATGCCGCGTAATGCGGCTTTTTGTGTTTGGTGCTTACGCAGCTATTTTTGTCGAATGATAGATTATATGGCAAAATTGATAGATAAAAAAGGAAGTCCTTAATTTTGCCTCTATTGCTCCCACTTTTCTTACTATTAACTACCTGTTATGCTATACAATAGATAAAATTGTTGAAGGATTGGATAAAATGAGCATATTACAGGTAGAAAATCTATATAAAACATATGGTGAAAAGACATTATTTGACCATATATCATTTACCATTGCAGCAAAGCAGAGGATTGGATTAATAGGAGTTAATGGAACGGGAAAATCAACACTATTAAAGGTGATTGCGGGCATAGAGTCAGCTGATTCAGGTGAGATAACTCATTCAAATACAATAAGAATTGAATATTTATCACAGCAGCCAGAATTAACTGAGAACTTAACAATTTTAGAGCAAATCTATTACGGTGATGCCCCGATCATGCAGGTAATGAGAGAATATGAACTTGCTCAAAGTGAACTTGAACGGGACCCAGAAAATGAAACAAAGCTCAAGCATCTCATGAATGTGCAGGCGAAAATGGATCAGCACGATGCTTGGGAAGCAAATACTGTAGCAAAAACAATATTAACGAAACTAGGAATTACCGACTTTCAAAAGCCGGTCAACCATTTATCAGGTGGTCAAAAGAAACGGGTTGCTATTGCTAAAGCCTTAATTCAGCCTGCAGACATACTCATTCTCGATGAGCCGACGAACCATCTTGATAATGAGACAATTGAATGGCTTGAAGGCTTTCTAGCACAATATAAAGGTTCTATTGTTCTTATCACTCATGATCGTTACTTTTTAAACCGTGTAACAAATCAAATATTTGAATTAGATCAGGGCCAGCTTTATACATATTCAGGTAACTATGAGGTTTTCCTAGAGAAAAAAGCTGAGAGGGAAATGAACGCAGAGCTAGCTGAAGAAAAACGTCAGAACTTGTTAAGACGCGAATTAGCCTGGCTTAGACGAGGTGCAAAGGCACGAACTACTAAACAAAAGGCACGAATTGGTAGAGCGGAGGAACTTCAGGAACAAAAAGGACCTGCAGCAAAGCAAGATTTAGATTTTTCGATTGGTTCCACTCGACTAGGGAAAAAGGTGTTAGAGCTTGAACATATTTCTAAAGCTTATGATGGCAGAAGCCTTATAAATGATTTTAGTTATTTAATTACTCCAGGTGAAAGGCTTGGAATTATCGGTCCAAATGGAACAGGAAAGTCGACACTTTTAAATATTATGGCAGGGCGTATTAAAGCTGATCAGGGAACAATTGATGTAGGAA
This genomic stretch from Metabacillus sp. B2-18 harbors:
- a CDS encoding globin-coupled sensor protein, which codes for MFGLKKKPIEDYTFQPKINFPEDHEIAVVSDKEISLRLQYMGFKKEYLEILQQSQPFLLDIIDEVLQNVLNHLFKQPLLQKIATENTTRDRLYKVFVHYFKSILSGNLDEEYFQMRKRIGSTHNGASLPASWFIATYSALNTLLIPQIVKKFEKDPEMLSKVLLAVTHVTNLDSQLVIENYIGSRMNELEQLNASKESLQKELVAISQEVAASVEETEATIYETSTKADQIRKEIELTQKSSQNLVSLTNENESQMGSMIGTFNDVIGGMDKSIKGIIDLKNTSEMILAMTRSIEEIADQTNLLALNASIEAARAGEEGKGFAVVASEVRKLAENSKKMSNEIKTLVEKNNNSTKHLVDNMKAMNDSTQASQDKIQQVKGGLLTVKMEMVNYLSMFDRNKHDLDSIVQSIKEINHTTSSLSD
- a CDS encoding ABC-F family ATP-binding cassette domain-containing protein, which produces MSILQVENLYKTYGEKTLFDHISFTIAAKQRIGLIGVNGTGKSTLLKVIAGIESADSGEITHSNTIRIEYLSQQPELTENLTILEQIYYGDAPIMQVMREYELAQSELERDPENETKLKHLMNVQAKMDQHDAWEANTVAKTILTKLGITDFQKPVNHLSGGQKKRVAIAKALIQPADILILDEPTNHLDNETIEWLEGFLAQYKGSIVLITHDRYFLNRVTNQIFELDQGQLYTYSGNYEVFLEKKAEREMNAELAEEKRQNLLRRELAWLRRGAKARTTKQKARIGRAEELQEQKGPAAKQDLDFSIGSTRLGKKVLELEHISKAYDGRSLINDFSYLITPGERLGIIGPNGTGKSTLLNIMAGRIKADQGTIDVGTTVKIGFYTQEHEEMDENLRVIEYIKETAEVVYTIDNQVITAEQMLERFLFPRSAQWTYIRKLSGGERRRLYLLKVLMEEPNVLFLDEPTNDLDTQTLSVLEDYLDQFPGVVLTVSHDRYFLDRVVDHLIVFESNGNITRFQGSYSDFMEEKKLQEMNSVKEETATDKTSYKKDKKKRLSYKEQQEWEGIEDKIAELEERKEQLEQEIAAAGSDLGKVQELYKEQEKVEQTLDETMERWEELSLLVEEIEQSK